A genomic window from Bos javanicus breed banteng chromosome 13, ARS-OSU_banteng_1.0, whole genome shotgun sequence includes:
- the IDI1 gene encoding isopentenyl-diphosphate Delta-isomerase 1, which translates to MWRALAPARAIGRAASGGGARIGGGARALGRSLKDTPPAVQPTVEGSCLRFPGRRGGWAAMPEVSTDDLDERQVQLMAEMCILVDENDRRIGAETKKNCHLNENIERGLLHRAFSVFLFNTENKLLLQQRSDAKITFPGCFTNTCCSHPLSNPSELEENDAIGVRRAAQRRLKAELGIPMEEVPPEEINYLTRIHYKAQSDSIWGEHEIDYILLVKKNVTLNPDPNEIKSYCYVTKEELEELIGKAAHGEIKITPWFQIIADTFLFKWWDNLNRLNLFVDHEKIHRM; encoded by the exons ATGTGGCGCGCCCTGGCCCCGGCGCGGGCAATTGGCCGCGCGGCCTCGGGGGGCGGGGCTCGGATCGGAGGCGGGGCCCGTGCCTTGGGGCGGAGTCTGAAGGATACTCCCCCGGCGGTGCAGCCTACAGTGGAAGGCTCGTGTCTCAG GTTCCCGGGGCGGCGCGGAGGCTGGGCGGCGATGCCGGAGGTGAGCACGGACGACCTGGACGAGCGGCAGGTGCAGCTCATGGCGGAGATGTGCATCCTCGTCGACGAGAACGACCGGAGGATCGGGGCAGAGACCAAGAAGAACTGCCACCTGAACGAGAACATCGAGAGAG GGCTGTTGCACCGAGCTTTCAGTGTCTTCTTGTTCAACACCGAGaacaagctgctgctgcagcaGAGGTCTGACGCTAAGATTACCTTCCCAG GGTGTTTTACTAATACTTGCTGTAGTCACCCATTAAGCAACCCAAGTGAGCTGGAAGAAAATGATGCTATTGGAGTAAGAAGAGCAGCACAGAGGCGGTTAAAGGCCGAACTCGGAATTCCCATGGAAGAG gTTCCTCCAGAGGAAATTAATTATCTAACACGAATTCACTACAAGGCTCAATCTGATAGTATCTGGGGAGAACATGAAATTGACTACATTTTGTTGGTAAAGAAGAATGTGACCTTGAATCCAGACCCCAATGAGATTAAAAGCTATTGCTACGTAACAAAGGAAGAATTAGAAGAACTTATAGGAAAGGCGGCCCATGGTGAAATTAAGATAACCCCATGGTTTCAAATTATTGCAGATACTTTTCTCTTTAAGTGGTGGGATAACTTAAATCGTTTGAATCTGTTTGttgaccatgagaaaatacacaGGATGTAA